The following proteins are co-located in the Manihot esculenta cultivar AM560-2 chromosome 9, M.esculenta_v8, whole genome shotgun sequence genome:
- the LOC110623571 gene encoding adenylyl-sulfate kinase 3 isoform X3 has protein sequence MSSLGNSTNIFWHECPVGKSERQKLLNQKGCVVWITGLSGSGAVPLHIPFINFSGKSTLACSLSRELHSKGKLSYVLDGDNLRHGLNKGLGFSAEDRTENIRRVGEVAKLFADAGLICIASLISPYRKDRDACRAMLTDANFIEVFMNMPLSLCELRDAKGLYKLARAGKIKGFTGIDDPYEPPLNCEIEIQEKNGVCPSPFAMAGQVVSYLEDKGFLHYQ, from the exons ATGTCTTCTTTGGGGAACTCTACAAATATATTTTGGCACGAATGCCCAGTTGGGAAGTCTGAGAGGCAGAAACTACTTAATCAGAAGGGGTGTGTTGTATGGATAACGGGCCTTAGTGGATCAG GTGCAGTACCTCTTCACATACCTTTTATCAACTTTTCAGGGAAAAGCACACTGGCATGCTCCCTAAGCAGAGAACTACACTCTAAGGGGAAGCTGTCCTATGTTCTTGATGGAGATAACCTTCGCCATGGACTAAACAAAGGTCTGGGTTTCAGTGCTGAAGATCGAACTGAAAATATTCGCAGGGTTG GTGAAGTAGCAAAACTCTTTGCAGATGCCGGTTTGATATGCATTGCTAGTCTGATATCACCATACAGAAAAGATCGGGATGCTTGCCGTGCAATGTTGACAGATGCAAACTTCATTGAG GTTTTCATGAATATGCCTCTGTCATTGTGCGAGTTGAGAGATGCTAAAGGCCTCTACAAGCTTGCACGTGCTGGAAAGATTAAAG GATTTACTGGCATAGATGATCCTTATGAACCACCATTGAATTGCGAG ATAGAAATACAAGAGAAAAATGGAGTCTGCCCCTCACCATTTGCCATGGCTGGACAAGTAGTGTCCTACTTGGAGGACAAAGGATTTCTACATTATCAGTGA
- the LOC110622297 gene encoding uncharacterized protein LOC110622297 isoform X1 gives MRTTVVPCSFPIFSQLNVNKTHLSLPLLPICHPSFSLGHRRSLAMASATQQPTQAVSPGDVNSDANVFQLIQTHQEKAARLPPVEEIRTVLYHSVRGMLSTFSQKLEGYPSGSVVDFACDVNGTPILAVSSLANHTKDLLANPKCSLLVARDLEDRTDLVITLHGDAVSVSEKDKSAIRTAYLAKHPNAFWVDFGDFQFIRIEPKVVRYVSGVATALLGSGEFSKEEYQAAKIDPIAQFSKPVASHMNRDHAEDTRLIVQYSTSIPVDSAYILDIDSLGFNVKAVYQGNTYKLRIPFPRRAEERKDVKTLIVEMLEAAKSQLSS, from the exons ATGAGGACTACGGTGGTGCCGTGCTCATTCCCTATTTTTAGCCAATTAAATGTCAATAAAACCCACCTTTCTCTTCCCCTATTACCAATTTGCCACCCCTCTTTCTCTCTCGGTCATCGTCGCTCTCTTGCCATGGCCTCTGCAACTCAGCAACCAACTCAG GCTGTGTCCCCTGGGGATGTTAATAGTGATGCCAATGTGTTTCAGTTGATCCAAACTCACCAG GAAAAGGCTGCTAGACTTCCTCCAGTTGAGGAAATTAGAACTGTGCTTTATCACAGTGTCCGTGGCATGCTTTCAACTTTTTCTCAG AAGCTTGAGGGTTATCCATCAGGATCAGTGGTTGATTTTGCATGTGATGTCAATGGAACTCCAATATTAGCAGTGAGCAGCTTGGCGAATCATACAAAG GACCTCTTGGCTAATCCCAAATGCTCATTGCTTGTTGCTAGAGATCTGGAGGATAGGACTGATTTGGTAATCACCCTGCATGGAGATGCTGTTTCT GTTTCTGAGAAGGACAAAAGTGCCATTCGTACTGCATATCTGGCAAAGCATCCTAATGCATTCTGG GTTGACTTTGGTGACTTCCAATTTATTCGCATTGAACCAAAAGTTGTGCGATATGTGTCAGGAGTTGCAACTGCTTTACTTGGATCTGGAG AATTTAGCAAAGAAGAGTATCAAGCTGCTAAAATTGATCCAATAGCTCAGTTTTCTAAACCTGTTGCA TCTCATATGAATAGAGATCATGCTGAAGATACAAGGCTCATTGTCCAATATTCAACATCAATTCCG GTGGATTCTGCCTATATACTAGACATTGATAGTCTTGGATTCAATGTTAAG GCTGTTTATCAAGGAAATACTTACAAGCTTCGGATTCCTTTTCCTAGACGTGCAGAGGAGAGAAA GGATGTGAAGACTCTAATTGTGGAAATGCTTGAAGCTGCTAAGTCTCAACTCTCAAGCTGA
- the LOC110623571 gene encoding adenylyl-sulfate kinase 3 isoform X2, protein MSSLGNSTNIFWHECPVGKSERQKLLNQKGCVVWITGLSGSGKSTLACSLSRELHSKGKLSYVLDGDNLRHGLNKGLGFSAEDRTENIRRVGEVAKLFADAGLICIASLISPYRKDRDACRAMLTDANFIEARFLINGSYYDSANFLKYGNARFSCSVQVFMNMPLSLCELRDAKGLYKLARAGKIKGFTGIDDPYEPPLNCEIEIQEKNGVCPSPFAMAGQVVSYLEDKGFLHYQ, encoded by the exons ATGTCTTCTTTGGGGAACTCTACAAATATATTTTGGCACGAATGCCCAGTTGGGAAGTCTGAGAGGCAGAAACTACTTAATCAGAAGGGGTGTGTTGTATGGATAACGGGCCTTAGTGGATCAG GGAAAAGCACACTGGCATGCTCCCTAAGCAGAGAACTACACTCTAAGGGGAAGCTGTCCTATGTTCTTGATGGAGATAACCTTCGCCATGGACTAAACAAAGGTCTGGGTTTCAGTGCTGAAGATCGAACTGAAAATATTCGCAGGGTTG GTGAAGTAGCAAAACTCTTTGCAGATGCCGGTTTGATATGCATTGCTAGTCTGATATCACCATACAGAAAAGATCGGGATGCTTGCCGTGCAATGTTGACAGATGCAAACTTCATTGAGGCAAGGTTCCTCATTAATGGCTCTTATTATGACTCAGcaaattttcttaaatatgGAAATGCCAGGTTTTCTTGTTCTGTACAGGTTTTCATGAATATGCCTCTGTCATTGTGCGAGTTGAGAGATGCTAAAGGCCTCTACAAGCTTGCACGTGCTGGAAAGATTAAAG GATTTACTGGCATAGATGATCCTTATGAACCACCATTGAATTGCGAG ATAGAAATACAAGAGAAAAATGGAGTCTGCCCCTCACCATTTGCCATGGCTGGACAAGTAGTGTCCTACTTGGAGGACAAAGGATTTCTACATTATCAGTGA
- the LOC110622297 gene encoding uncharacterized protein LOC110622297 isoform X2, producing the protein MRTTVVPCSFPIFSQLNVNKTHLSLPLLPICHPSFSLGHRRSLAMASATQQPTQAVSPGDVNSDANVFQLIQTHQEKAARLPPVEEIRTVLYHSVRGMLSTFSQLEGYPSGSVVDFACDVNGTPILAVSSLANHTKDLLANPKCSLLVARDLEDRTDLVITLHGDAVSVSEKDKSAIRTAYLAKHPNAFWVDFGDFQFIRIEPKVVRYVSGVATALLGSGEFSKEEYQAAKIDPIAQFSKPVASHMNRDHAEDTRLIVQYSTSIPVDSAYILDIDSLGFNVKAVYQGNTYKLRIPFPRRAEERKDVKTLIVEMLEAAKSQLSS; encoded by the exons ATGAGGACTACGGTGGTGCCGTGCTCATTCCCTATTTTTAGCCAATTAAATGTCAATAAAACCCACCTTTCTCTTCCCCTATTACCAATTTGCCACCCCTCTTTCTCTCTCGGTCATCGTCGCTCTCTTGCCATGGCCTCTGCAACTCAGCAACCAACTCAG GCTGTGTCCCCTGGGGATGTTAATAGTGATGCCAATGTGTTTCAGTTGATCCAAACTCACCAG GAAAAGGCTGCTAGACTTCCTCCAGTTGAGGAAATTAGAACTGTGCTTTATCACAGTGTCCGTGGCATGCTTTCAACTTTTTCTCAG CTTGAGGGTTATCCATCAGGATCAGTGGTTGATTTTGCATGTGATGTCAATGGAACTCCAATATTAGCAGTGAGCAGCTTGGCGAATCATACAAAG GACCTCTTGGCTAATCCCAAATGCTCATTGCTTGTTGCTAGAGATCTGGAGGATAGGACTGATTTGGTAATCACCCTGCATGGAGATGCTGTTTCT GTTTCTGAGAAGGACAAAAGTGCCATTCGTACTGCATATCTGGCAAAGCATCCTAATGCATTCTGG GTTGACTTTGGTGACTTCCAATTTATTCGCATTGAACCAAAAGTTGTGCGATATGTGTCAGGAGTTGCAACTGCTTTACTTGGATCTGGAG AATTTAGCAAAGAAGAGTATCAAGCTGCTAAAATTGATCCAATAGCTCAGTTTTCTAAACCTGTTGCA TCTCATATGAATAGAGATCATGCTGAAGATACAAGGCTCATTGTCCAATATTCAACATCAATTCCG GTGGATTCTGCCTATATACTAGACATTGATAGTCTTGGATTCAATGTTAAG GCTGTTTATCAAGGAAATACTTACAAGCTTCGGATTCCTTTTCCTAGACGTGCAGAGGAGAGAAA GGATGTGAAGACTCTAATTGTGGAAATGCTTGAAGCTGCTAAGTCTCAACTCTCAAGCTGA
- the LOC110622385 gene encoding putative H/ACA ribonucleoprotein complex subunit 1-like protein 1 encodes MRPPRGGGFRGGRDGGRGGRGGRGRGGGRGGGGGFRDEGPPSEVVEISAFLHACEGDAVTKLTNEKIPYFNAPIFLQNKTQIGKVDEIFGPINESYFSIKMMEGIVATSYSPGDKFYIDPNKLLPLARFLPQPKGQAQAAARGGRGGGRGGGRGGGRGGGGFRGRGGPRGGRGRPPRGGRGGGFRGRGRF; translated from the exons ATGCGGCCACCCAGAGGTGGCGGTTTTAGGGGAGGAAGAGACGGGGGCCGGGGTGGCAGAGGTGGCCGTGGTCGTGGCGGTGGCCGTGGTGGGGGTGGTGGGTTCCGTGACGAGGGGCCTCCTTCTGAAGTCGTCG AAATTTCTGCATTTCTTCACGCCTGTGAGGGTGATGCAGTGACAAAGCTCACCAATGAGAAAATACCGTACTTTAATGCCCCAATCTTTCTACAAAACAAGACCCAGATAGGGAAAGTCGACGAAATTTTTGGTCCCATCAACGAATCT TATTTTTCCATCAAGATGATGGAAGGCATTGTAGCAACTTCGTATTCTCCTGGGGACAAATTCTACATTGATCCAAATAAGCTCTTACCTCTTGCCAGATTTCTTCCTCAACCAAA GGGACAGGCACAAGCTGCTGCAAGAGGTGGTCGTGGGGGAGGCAGAGGCGGTGGTAGAGGTGGGGGCCGTGGAGGTGGTGGCTTTCGAGGCAGGGGTGGTCCAAGAGGTGGCAGAGGTAGACCTCCTAGAGGTGGCCGTGGTGGTGGATTTAGGGGCAGAGGGAGGTTTTAG
- the LOC110623602 gene encoding uncharacterized protein LOC110623602 has translation MDLEEWEVLPHGGFLDYHEDGDNKSSAASRRSSSLKSVFDMNYFVCPSSSPPRNSRMVPNQLVPVPFQLEPTTIITGKEQEDKSKAIEIRVVPLPDVKGPDIASKEANQDPVSQVFFKKMKENEFVDMKIDSPKSPTSKSFTPPQIDAAKFNFDDKGETSESVSSPRLKNEKEILEVEEVSWEENSGGLNLWKWSLNGIGAICSFGVAAATVCIIIFGSHQRNKQQQNQRLRFQIYSDDKRIKQVVQHAAKFNEAITTVRGVPIARAHISFGGYYDGL, from the exons ATGGATTTGGAAGAATGGGAGGTTTTGCCTCATGGGGGGTTTCTTGATTACCATGAAGATGGTGACAATAAGAGTTCTGCAGCAAGCAGACGCAGTTCCAGTTTAAAGAGTGTGTTTGATATGAACTACTTTGTTTGCCCATCTTCTTCGCCTCCGAGAAACTCGAGGATGGTGCCTAATCAGCTTGTCCCAGTTCCTTTTCAGTTGGAACCGACAACAATCATAACTGGTAAGGAACAAGAAGACAAATCAAAAGCTATTGAAATAAGAGTTGTGCCTTTGCCAGATGTTAAAGGTCCTGATATAGCTTCAAAAGAAGCTAATCAAGACCCAGTTTCCCAAGTTTTCTTCAAGAAAATGAAGGAAAATGAATTTGTCGACATGAAAATTGATTCTCCCAAGTCCCCAACAAGCAAAAGTTTTACCCCTCCTCAAATTGATGCTGCCAAGTTTAATTTTGATGATAAAGGTGAGACCTCGGAGAGCGTCAGTTCTCCAAGATTGaagaatgaaaaagaaattCTGGAAGTTGAGGAAGTTAGCTGGGAGGAGAATAGTGGTGGCTTGAATTTATGGAAGTGGAGCTTGAATGGAATTGGAGCAATTTGCTCCTTTGGCGTTGCAGCTGCTACCgtttgtattattatttttggaagCCATCAAAGAAACAAACAGCAGCAGAACCAAAGGCTGAGGTTCCAGATTTACAGTGATGACAAG AGGATTAAGCAAGTGGTTCAGCATGCAGCAAAATTCAATGAAGCAATTACAACAGTAAGAGGAGTTCCCATTGCTAGAGCTCACATATCTTTTGGAGGTTATTATGATGGCCTTTGA
- the LOC110623431 gene encoding uncharacterized protein LOC110623431, translated as MCPLRFILVFFSAVLAGYFAWRSVRSSPEIDSINSDDSTVERKPLNHKREFNVKKMIQNGFWVFVDMASGKYLWRNVKEMRKDEKVKSC; from the exons ATGTGTCCTCTGAGGTTTATCTTGGTGTTTTTCTCTGCAGTTTTGGCCGGATACTTTGCATGGAGATCTGTGCGGTCGTCGCCGGAGATTGATAGCATCAATTCTGATGATTCAACTGTTGAAAGGAAACCATTGAATCATAAACGAGAATTCAATGTCAAGAAG ATGATTCAAAATGGATTCTGGGTATTTGTCGATATGGCCAGCGGAAAGTACCTGTGGAGGAATGTCAAGGAGATGAGGAAAGATGAGAAAGTTAAGAGCTGCTAG
- the LOC110622298 gene encoding uncharacterized protein LOC110622298 codes for MDKDEKNQRANKAVEPDFFLQWGNKKRLRCVRVRGPQIISQRSDGVFHRKITTRIDRRIVSPVTEKETFPQSNRITRNSEAATLRSSVTENRKSTSPEKEDRYYTTRGSVGVDENGKISIDCNNGEDKGHVWPKLYITLSSKEKEEDFMAMKGCKLPQRPKKRAKIIQRSLLLVSPGAWLTDMCQERYEVREKKSSKKRPRGLKAMGSMGSMESDSE; via the exons ATGGATAAAGACGAGAAAAACCAGAGAGCAAACAAAGCAGTAGAGCCAGATTTTTTCTTGCAGTGGGGGAATAAAAAGAGGCTTAGATGTGTGAGAGTAAGAGGCCCTCAAATCATCTCACAGAGATCCGATGGTGTGTTTCACAGGAAAATCACAACTCGGATTGATAGACGCATCGTTTCTCCTGTTACAGAGAAAGAAACTTTTCCTCAATCCAATCGTATTACCAG GAATTCTGAGGCAGCAACACTCCGGTCGAGTGTAACTGAGAACCGCAAATCGACATCGCCGGAGAAAGAAGATAGGTATTACACCACAAGAGGGTCAGTGGGTGTGGATGAAAATGGGAAGATTTCAATTGATTGTAACAATGGAGAGGATAAAGGACATGTTTGGCCAAAGCTATATATCACActgtcaagcaaagaaaaagaggaggatTTCATGGCTATGAAAGGTTGTAAGCTTCCTCAACGGCCCAAAAAGAGGGCCAAGATCATCCAAAGAAGCTTGCTT TTGGTGAGTCCTGGAGCATGGTTGACTGATATGTGCCAAGAGAGGTATGAAGTGAGAGAGAAGAAGAGTTCTAAGAAG AGACCAAGAGGATTGAAAGCCATGGGAAGCATGGGAAGTATGGAAAGTGATTCAGAATGA
- the LOC110623571 gene encoding adenylyl-sulfate kinase 3 isoform X1: protein MSSLGNSTNIFWHECPVGKSERQKLLNQKGCVVWITGLSGSGAVPLHIPFINFSGKSTLACSLSRELHSKGKLSYVLDGDNLRHGLNKGLGFSAEDRTENIRRVGEVAKLFADAGLICIASLISPYRKDRDACRAMLTDANFIEARFLINGSYYDSANFLKYGNARFSCSVQVFMNMPLSLCELRDAKGLYKLARAGKIKGFTGIDDPYEPPLNCEIEIQEKNGVCPSPFAMAGQVVSYLEDKGFLHYQ, encoded by the exons ATGTCTTCTTTGGGGAACTCTACAAATATATTTTGGCACGAATGCCCAGTTGGGAAGTCTGAGAGGCAGAAACTACTTAATCAGAAGGGGTGTGTTGTATGGATAACGGGCCTTAGTGGATCAG GTGCAGTACCTCTTCACATACCTTTTATCAACTTTTCAGGGAAAAGCACACTGGCATGCTCCCTAAGCAGAGAACTACACTCTAAGGGGAAGCTGTCCTATGTTCTTGATGGAGATAACCTTCGCCATGGACTAAACAAAGGTCTGGGTTTCAGTGCTGAAGATCGAACTGAAAATATTCGCAGGGTTG GTGAAGTAGCAAAACTCTTTGCAGATGCCGGTTTGATATGCATTGCTAGTCTGATATCACCATACAGAAAAGATCGGGATGCTTGCCGTGCAATGTTGACAGATGCAAACTTCATTGAGGCAAGGTTCCTCATTAATGGCTCTTATTATGACTCAGcaaattttcttaaatatgGAAATGCCAGGTTTTCTTGTTCTGTACAGGTTTTCATGAATATGCCTCTGTCATTGTGCGAGTTGAGAGATGCTAAAGGCCTCTACAAGCTTGCACGTGCTGGAAAGATTAAAG GATTTACTGGCATAGATGATCCTTATGAACCACCATTGAATTGCGAG ATAGAAATACAAGAGAAAAATGGAGTCTGCCCCTCACCATTTGCCATGGCTGGACAAGTAGTGTCCTACTTGGAGGACAAAGGATTTCTACATTATCAGTGA
- the LOC110623571 gene encoding adenylyl-sulfate kinase 3 isoform X4, whose amino-acid sequence MSSLGNSTNIFWHECPVGKSERQKLLNQKGCVVWITGLSGSGKSTLACSLSRELHSKGKLSYVLDGDNLRHGLNKGLGFSAEDRTENIRRVGEVAKLFADAGLICIASLISPYRKDRDACRAMLTDANFIEVFMNMPLSLCELRDAKGLYKLARAGKIKGFTGIDDPYEPPLNCEIEIQEKNGVCPSPFAMAGQVVSYLEDKGFLHYQ is encoded by the exons ATGTCTTCTTTGGGGAACTCTACAAATATATTTTGGCACGAATGCCCAGTTGGGAAGTCTGAGAGGCAGAAACTACTTAATCAGAAGGGGTGTGTTGTATGGATAACGGGCCTTAGTGGATCAG GGAAAAGCACACTGGCATGCTCCCTAAGCAGAGAACTACACTCTAAGGGGAAGCTGTCCTATGTTCTTGATGGAGATAACCTTCGCCATGGACTAAACAAAGGTCTGGGTTTCAGTGCTGAAGATCGAACTGAAAATATTCGCAGGGTTG GTGAAGTAGCAAAACTCTTTGCAGATGCCGGTTTGATATGCATTGCTAGTCTGATATCACCATACAGAAAAGATCGGGATGCTTGCCGTGCAATGTTGACAGATGCAAACTTCATTGAG GTTTTCATGAATATGCCTCTGTCATTGTGCGAGTTGAGAGATGCTAAAGGCCTCTACAAGCTTGCACGTGCTGGAAAGATTAAAG GATTTACTGGCATAGATGATCCTTATGAACCACCATTGAATTGCGAG ATAGAAATACAAGAGAAAAATGGAGTCTGCCCCTCACCATTTGCCATGGCTGGACAAGTAGTGTCCTACTTGGAGGACAAAGGATTTCTACATTATCAGTGA
- the LOC110621920 gene encoding glutamate dehydrogenase 1 — MNALAATNRNFKLAARLLGLDSKLEKSLIIPFREIKVECTIPKDDGTLASFVGFRVQHDNARGPMKGGIRYHPEVDPDEVNALAQLMTWKTAVANIPYGGAKGGIGCNPGELSVSELERLTRVFTQKIHDLIGIHTDVPAPDMGTGPQTMAWILDEYSKFHGYSPAIVTGKPTDLGGSLGRDAATGRGVLFATEALLNEHGKSISGQRFVIQGFGNVGSWAAQLISEQGGKIVAVSDVTGAIKNKNGIDIPSLLKHARERKGVKGFHGGDPIDPKSVLVEDCDILIPAALGGVINRENANEIKANIIVEAANHPTDPEADEILSKKGVVILPDIYANSGGVTVSYFEWVQNIQGFMWDEEKVNKELKTYMTKGFKDVKEMCKTHNCDLRMGAFTLGVNRVARATVLRGWEA, encoded by the exons ATGAATGCATTAGCAGCAACCAATAGAAACTTTAAGCTGGCAGCTAGGCTGCTGGGGCTTGACTCCAAGCTTGAGAAGAGTTTGATTATTCCATTCAGAGAAATCAAG GTTGAATGCACCATACCCAAAGATGATGGGACTTTGGCATCTTTTGTTGGGTTCAGGGTCCAGCATGATAATGCTAGAGGACCAATGAAGGGTGGAATTAGATATCACCCAGAG GTTGATCCAGATGAGGTGAATGCATTAGCTCAACTCATGACATGGAAGACAGCAGTAGCAAATATCCCATATGGTGGTGCTAAAGGTGGGATAGGATGTAATCCAGGGGAGTTAAGCGTATCTGAGCTAGAGCGACTTACAAGAGTTTTCACTCAAAAGATCCATGATCTGATTGGAATTCACACTGATGTTCCAGCTCCAGATATGGGAACTGGACCCCAG ACAATGGCATGGATACTAGACGAATACTCCAAATTCCATGGCTATTCACCTGCAATTGTGACTGGAAAACCTACT gaTCTGGGTGGATCTCTAGGCAGAGATGCTGCCACTGGGAGAGGAGTCCTCTTTGCAACTGAAGCTTTGCTTAATGAGCATGGCAAGTCCATATCTGGACAACGATTTGTCATACAG GGTTTTGGTAATGTGGGTTCCTGGGCTGCCCAACTGATCAGTGAACAAGGTGGGAAGATTGTTGCTGTAAGCGATGTCACTGGAGCTATAAAGAACAAAAATGGTATTGATATTCCAAGCCTACTCAAACATGCCCGTGAACGCAAGGGTGTGAAAGGATTTCATGGTGGGGATCCCATAGATCCCAAGTCAGTATTAGTTGAGGACTGTGATATTCTCATCCCAGCAGCTCTTGGCGGTGTCATCAACAG GGAAAATGCAAATGAAATAAAAGCCAACATCATTGTTGAAGCTGCCAATCATCCAACTGATCCGGAGGCCGATGAG attttatcaaaaaaagGAGTTGTTATTCTTCCAGACATATATGCAAACTCAGGAGGAGTTACTGTTAGCTACTTTGAGTGGGTGCAG AACATCCAAGGATTCATGTGGGACGAGGAGAAAGTGAATAAAGAGCTCAAGACTTACATGACTAAAGGTTTCAAAGATGTGAAGGAGATGTGCAAGACCCACAATTGCGATCTTCGTATGGGAGCCTTCACTCTTGGAGTTAATCGCGTTGCTCGAGCAACTGTTCTTAGAGGTTGGGAGGCCTGA
- the LOC110623430 gene encoding uncharacterized protein LOC110623430: MQVQLLVGPIPTAFDGSGALSSSSSASSFIAGFNSLIGPAWGWAHRHNRLSRLRKWGSVVVASSSWAAFNSEQDHYAVLGLARTASSADIKRAYRLLARKYHPDVSKHSRASELFKSIRHAYEVLSHEVSRTRYDRMLKFQENAGSSYGRKQSYSHEFEDGLRIYKWAELRRKMQRERYWERYNTSEDNSSSDSDTEEVAEEGNLDQERGPFSELLRSVFISLFLLQLFGSQISIAFSSLMALFDRKLDPGYKIGYLIAWILGGRGGILLIICLQFASWACGKTSSSMVALIVVAMWVGSNLARYAPLPQGALLTLLYMSMKLQADLN, from the exons ATGCAGGTGCAGCTCCTGGTGGGACCCATCCCCACCGCATTCGACGGCTCCGGTGCCTTATCGTCTTCATCATCAGCCTCCTCCTTCATTGCAGGTTTCAATTCCTTAATTGGTCCAGCATGGGGCTGGGCCCACCGTCATAACCGCTTATCCCGCCTCCGTAAGTGGGGCTCAGTCGTGGTTGCATCATCGTCATGGGCGGCCTTCAACAGCGAGCAAGACCACTACGCGGTGCTCGGCCTTGCTCGAACCGCCTCCTCCGCAGATATCAAACGAGCTTACCGCCTTCTTGCTCGCAAG TATCATCCTGATGTCAGCAAGCATTCACGAGCTAGTGAGCTGTTCAAGAGCATCCGTCATGCATATGAA GTACTCTCTCATGAGGTATCAAGGACTCGATATGATCGAATGCTTAAATTTCAAGAAAATGCAGGCAGTTCATATGGTAGGAAACAATCCTATAGTCATGAATTTGAAGATGGGCTAAGAATCTACAAATGGGCTGAATTGAGGAGGAAAATGCAGCGTGAAAGATACTGGGAACGTTATAATACAAGTGAAGATAACTCTTCTTCTGACAGCGACACAGAAGAGGTGGCTGAAGAAGGAAACTTGGATCAAGAAAGAGGCCCCTTCAGTGAATTGCTTAGATCTGTCTTCATATCTCTGTTTCTACTTCAATTATTTGGTTCTCAAATATCTATTGCCTTCAGCAGTCTAATGGCTTTATTTGACCGAAAATTGGATCCTGGGTATAAGATTGGCTATTTAATTGCATGGATTTTGGGTGGAAGAGGTGGGATTTTGCTTATTATATGTCTCCAGTTTGCAAGTTGGGCTTGCGGGAAAACCAGCAGTAGCATGGTTGCTCTGATAGTGGTAGCTATGTGGGTTGGTTCCAATCTTGCGAGGTATGCCCCACTCCCACAAGGTGCTCTTCTTACACTATTGTATATGTCTATGAAGCTGCAGGCTGACCTGAACTGA
- the LOC122724500 gene encoding arabinogalactan protein 13-like — MEALKMRVFLAVVVVLMAVFAVQNVGAQEAPAPSPASDATVFVPAVFASVAAFAFGFLF, encoded by the coding sequence ATGGAGGCATTGAAGATGAGAGTATTTCTGGCTGTTGTGGTTGTTCTCATGGCCGTTTTTGCTGTTCAGAATGTGGGTGCTCAGGAAGCCCCAGCTCCAAGCCCTGCCTCTGATGCCACCGTTTTTGTACCTGCTGTTTTCGCATCTGTTGCAGCTTTTGCTTTTGGGTTTCTCTTCTAA